The genomic DNA CAGAAGTCGATCGCCAGTACGTCTCCTTTGTATTTGTCAATCAATTTATGAAGAATACTTTCGCCAGAGGTTGTCGGTGCTTTCGGTTGTAATGTTTTTTCATTTTGCAAGGCGATTTTTTCATTATTGAAGCGCACTAATTCGCTTTGCAGGAATGGAGTCTTAAATAGGGGTTTCAGTAAATCTAATTGTGACGGGCTAAACGGTTGTGTTTTAAACTCCGTACACATTGCCCTGAGCATAATGATTTCATAGATTAACCCCGGTTCAACACCCAGCTTCTGACGCAGGATTGCTTTTTGAATATCACAGGTGTGAATTTTGTTGAGGATATTAATCAATGTCCGATGTCGGCTCGAAAAGATTTCTTTTGCTTTAATGAAACTATTCCATTTTGAGGTGTCCTGTCCAAAGGTTCCAACTGAAGCGAATAGCTCGTGTTCTGCCGGCGTAGGGGTAATATTCATTTTTTCAAGAACAGACAGCAGTGCTGGAAAGCTATCGACGCCTGCTACATAATTCTTGTCTATGACTTTCCACTTCATAATACCAGCGAGTTCTTTGTGTTCCAGCTCCATTCCGACAAAATCAGCAGGGGTTATGACAGGAGAATATTCCAGTCGGTTGATTAAAGAACTAAAATCATACGTTACAGGCAGAAGAGACTGGTTGGCAAAAAGGTCTTTTAAGAAATCATAATAGGAAATATCTCGCAAAACTTGCTTCGTAGAATCATCTTTTGCTTTATATTCCAGATTCATCAGATAATCCAGGATAGATCCATAACATTTTGTGTCAATGTGCAGTCTCTTGATCTGTAAAGCTTTCGGGGAAAGCTGATTGTATTGTAACGGCGTTAGCTGTTTTTGTTGCAAATAAACGTTCAAATCGTTTATGTCGGCTTGCCTCTCTTTTAACCGGTTTGCCTTAAAAGCAACCGGTGATAGCTCTTTTTCTTTTTGATAAGTCATATAATTGCGTTCGCCAATATTCCCCATAGCATATAGGTCATTATTCTCCAATGCATGACTTCCCATGAACTGTCTCGGGCTTTCTTCTTTATTCGTGCCTAAGCTTAGATAAAGCATCGTTTTATCACCGGGCTCCATGTACACAGTGCACAACTCATTACCGATCCGAAATGTAAGCATGGTCGGTTGTATCAGGTCAAACTTAGCCTCAAAGTGTCCGTCTGGCTGAAACGTCAGCAGTGCCGGGAAATCCTCTCTTGTCAGATCGTTTTGCACATATATCAAATCGGTCTTGAATCCGAGCTTAGGTGAGTAGCCTTTCAAGTACCCCCGTAGAATAGTTTCTTTTCGGCCAAAAGGCAAAGAGGTAAAAGCCTGTTCTCCCCTGGAATTGTAGTCAGCGCGGAATGTTTTCTTTCGGCTATAAGTTTGCATTGGGCTTTTGCCTTCAGCTATCATCAGCTTATCGTCGGACACCGGAAGGAGAGTTAAGGTTACGACCCGTTTCCCTTTTTTGAGGGTCAGGGTGGTTGATTTGCCCTGTTTTGTCACCGACTGATATTGCCAGAAGTCATTTTTGTAAATCGCCAGTTTGTCATAAACACCCAATGTCCAATCATTACTTCCATCCGTTT from Parabacteroides sp. FAFU027 includes the following:
- a CDS encoding TlpA family protein disulfide reductase yields the protein MKKHILLILLLALFGQAGIAQTRVIKSPKVEAATHTNVIIDRIALSDTATVLDFTVSNHPGQWIIFAKKNYLINSDGGNKIYCRYAIGYNGQLGDKWYMPESGKVHFSLVYPPIDKKLSKIDFIEGDNIDGAFKIFGVEINPSKRKAILPEALEGNWLKTDGSNDWTLGVYDKLAIYKNDFWQYQSVTKQGKSTTLTLKKGKRVVTLTLLPVSDDKLMIAEGKSPMQTYSRKKTFRADYNSRGEQAFTSLPFGRKETILRGYLKGYSPKLGFKTDLIYVQNDLTREDFPALLTFQPDGHFEAKFDLIQPTMLTFRIGNELCTVYMEPGDKTMLYLSLGTNKEESPRQFMGSHALENNDLYAMGNIGERNYMTYQKEKELSPVAFKANRLKERQADINDLNVYLQQKQLTPLQYNQLSPKALQIKRLHIDTKCYGSILDYLMNLEYKAKDDSTKQVLRDISYYDFLKDLFANQSLLPVTYDFSSLINRLEYSPVITPADFVGMELEHKELAGIMKWKVIDKNYVAGVDSFPALLSVLEKMNITPTPAEHELFASVGTFGQDTSKWNSFIKAKEIFSSRHRTLINILNKIHTCDIQKAILRQKLGVEPGLIYEIIMLRAMCTEFKTQPFSPSQLDLLKPLFKTPFLQSELVRFNNEKIALQNEKTLQPKAPTTSGESILHKLIDKYKGDVLAIDFWSTGCGPCRSGMTERKDMPDEYKDKKVKFIYITDEEASPLEPYNNFIKDIKGEHLRITRDEWNQLAVQYKINGIPHFMIVNKNGAVIENNTQHYWGTGLKNRLDNLVTE